Genomic DNA from Chloroflexia bacterium SDU3-3:
CACCATTCTGTTTGGCGGCAGGAACGATATCAAGCTGCTGAACCAGGCCCGTGTCGACACCATCCGGCTGAACATCAGCGATCTCCAGCGCATCCTCCAGCGCGAGGTGGGCTACGTGTTCTCGCTCGACAAGATCTCGGGCGTGCTGGGCTTCCGCAGCAACGGGGCGCAGTTTGGCACGGCCAACTTCCGCTACGCGGTGCCGCGCGAGCACCGCCACATCATCAAGCCGCACCGCGCGCTGGGCGACGCCTGCCGGATCTTCGCGATCTTCCAGGAGTACCGCCGCGCCCACCCCTATGTGATCGAGCAGTGCCAGCGCTACCTGGCGCAGCAGGCCAGCGCGGCGGAGGCCAAGGCATGAGCAAGGCGCTCTGCATCCGCCCCGCGCTGCTGCCCGATCTGGCCGCGCTGTGCCGCGTGCGCTACGCCGAGATGCCTGGGATCCACGCCGACCGCATCCTGGCCAGCGATGGTGTGGCCTCAGCCTACCTGGTGGCCGCGCGCGGGCAGGATATCGTCGGCTTCGGCGTGCTGCAGATCGAGCGGCCCGAGCGCTGGGACGACCCGCACGGCCAGTTTCCCATGGTCATCGACCTGTTTGTGGATGCGGCCCAGCGCGGCCAGGGCTATGGCCGCGCCCTGCTGGGGGCCATGGAGCAGCTGGCCGCCGCCTGCGGCAAGGCCGCGCTGCACCTGAGCGTGGAGCCGCTGGAGAACCCGCGCGCGCTAGCGCTCTACCGCCGCCTGGGCTATGCGCCGCTTCAGGATGCGCCCTACCACAGCCAGTGGCGCTTCACCGACTCGCAGGGCGTGGAGCACTCCGGCGCGGAGTGGGTGATCGACATGCGCAAGCCGCTGGATAAAAGTTAGGCAATATGAGCACACCAGATATCTACCAGCCGACCTTTGTGCAAACACGGAGAGGCCGAGCTAGCAACGACTGCGCCATCGGCGTGCATGGCCGAAGCCTTCACATGGTGTCACTTTCTTGGGTGAGGCCTCTGGATGCGGCAAATGGATCAAAACCGTGTACCGGGGCATACCCATCGTATCGCTGACGCAAACCATGGTGCCCATGAGAACTGCGCCCATGTCGCCTGCGATCATACCGCACAGGGCATGCACCACCATCCAAGCACGACCACTATCGACGCAGGCGCGCCCAGGCCGATCCGACGACAACGCGCCATTTCACCAAAAATGTCTTGGATCACCCGACAACGT
This window encodes:
- a CDS encoding GNAT family N-acetyltransferase, encoding MSKALCIRPALLPDLAALCRVRYAEMPGIHADRILASDGVASAYLVAARGQDIVGFGVLQIERPERWDDPHGQFPMVIDLFVDAAQRGQGYGRALLGAMEQLAAACGKAALHLSVEPLENPRALALYRRLGYAPLQDAPYHSQWRFTDSQGVEHSGAEWVIDMRKPLDKS